The candidate division WOR-3 bacterium genome includes a window with the following:
- a CDS encoding class I SAM-dependent methyltransferase, translated as MLRSFVRANRRICAAIERRLPQRRLDISLLYERTVGEKMQDLPAGSIIVDAGGGRLCPYAEYKPEGLRIIAVDATDEDLRRNIEADEWRVADITTHLPFADGEAAIVTSKHVLEHLPDTSRFMDEARRVLKPGGWFIHLFPGRNAPFAVASRLLPDRLKQRLVHDLHPDTAGTHRFHTWYDRCYSSAFRRLLTEHGFVVEQEALSYYQSHYFGFFVPLYLLGVLWEFILMALRARDSAATFLFVARRRPSDATRDRYSSSRQGP; from the coding sequence GTGCTCCGGAGTTTCGTCCGCGCGAACCGCCGCATCTGCGCGGCCATTGAGCGCCGCCTGCCCCAGCGCCGGCTCGACATCTCCCTGCTCTACGAACGCACCGTGGGCGAAAAGATGCAGGACTTGCCGGCCGGGTCAATCATCGTCGATGCCGGCGGCGGACGACTCTGCCCCTACGCGGAGTACAAGCCAGAGGGCCTGCGCATCATCGCGGTTGACGCTACCGACGAGGACCTGCGTCGCAACATCGAGGCCGACGAATGGCGAGTGGCCGACATCACGACGCACCTTCCCTTCGCAGACGGAGAGGCGGCAATCGTCACGTCCAAGCACGTGCTCGAACACCTGCCCGACACCAGCCGCTTCATGGATGAAGCCCGCCGCGTCCTCAAACCCGGCGGCTGGTTCATCCATCTCTTCCCCGGCCGCAACGCCCCGTTCGCGGTCGCAAGCCGCCTCCTGCCCGACCGGCTCAAACAGCGCCTCGTCCACGACCTCCATCCCGATACGGCCGGCACTCATCGCTTCCACACCTGGTACGACCGCTGCTACTCCTCGGCATTCCGCCGGCTGCTCACAGAGCACGGTTTTGTTGTAGAACAGGAAGCCCTCAGCTACTACCAGTCCCACTACTTCGGCTTCTTTGTGCCGCTCTACCTGCTTGGTGTCCTGTGGGAGTTCATACTGATGGCGCTGCGGGCCCGAGACTCGGCTGCCACCTTTCTTTTCGTCGCCCGCCGTCGGCCTAGTGACGCGACCAGAGACAGATACTCGAGCAGCCGCCAGGGTCCTTGA
- a CDS encoding sigma-54-dependent Fis family transcriptional regulator, producing MTERVLVVDDEARHRDIMADILSEAGMEVLQAGEGEEAIRLAGENELNLVLLDLKLPDMDGTQVLEAILKRKPSLPVVMISGQGSIQDAVKATKLGAYDFLEKPAEREKILLAARNALERDRMRRELAGLREESLRRYQMVGSSPAMLATFQKIDEIAPTRAPVLVTGESGGGKELVARAIHAKSGRAAHAFVKLNCAAIPETLIESELFGYEKGAFTGALTQKKGKLETADGGTLLLDEVGDLSLSSQAKLLRFLQESEFERLGATTTMRVDVRVISATNKNLRQEIEEKRFREDLYFRLNVIHIHVPPLRERKDDIPSLADHFLGQQCEENGVPKKQLTPEAVEFLKSADWAHNNARELENLMKRAAILVKAQDITPRDLVPLMEPASYRPGTRSEFAGLGHDPNRGRLGHVPAGAGPVSLREARDEFEREFIRASLARNDWDKTKTAEQLGIERTHLHRKLKDLGISE from the coding sequence GTGACTGAACGTGTGCTTGTTGTAGATGACGAAGCGCGGCATAGGGACATAATGGCCGATATCTTGTCCGAGGCAGGGATGGAAGTGCTGCAGGCGGGCGAGGGCGAGGAGGCGATACGGCTGGCAGGTGAGAACGAGCTGAATCTGGTGTTGCTCGACCTGAAGCTGCCCGACATGGATGGAACCCAGGTGCTTGAGGCGATCCTCAAGAGAAAGCCGTCGCTGCCCGTCGTGATGATCTCCGGTCAGGGTTCGATACAGGATGCAGTCAAGGCGACCAAGCTGGGCGCGTATGACTTCCTGGAGAAGCCGGCCGAGCGGGAGAAGATACTCCTGGCTGCGCGGAACGCATTAGAGCGGGACCGAATGCGGCGGGAACTGGCCGGGTTGCGTGAGGAGTCGCTCCGCCGCTACCAGATGGTCGGGTCGAGCCCGGCGATGCTTGCGACATTCCAGAAGATAGATGAGATTGCGCCAACTCGCGCGCCGGTGCTCGTTACCGGTGAGAGTGGCGGAGGCAAGGAACTGGTCGCACGGGCAATCCATGCGAAGAGCGGCCGGGCTGCACACGCCTTCGTGAAGCTCAACTGCGCGGCCATCCCTGAGACGCTCATCGAGAGCGAGTTGTTCGGCTATGAGAAGGGCGCGTTCACCGGAGCTTTGACCCAGAAGAAGGGCAAGCTAGAGACGGCCGATGGGGGCACGCTGCTGCTGGACGAGGTCGGGGACCTGTCGCTTTCCAGTCAGGCTAAGCTGCTGCGATTCCTGCAGGAGAGCGAGTTCGAGCGTCTGGGCGCGACGACCACGATGCGCGTGGACGTGAGAGTCATCTCAGCCACAAACAAGAACCTGCGGCAGGAGATAGAGGAGAAGCGGTTCCGCGAGGACCTCTACTTCCGTCTGAACGTGATTCACATTCACGTGCCACCGCTGCGAGAGCGGAAAGACGACATCCCGTCGCTGGCCGACCATTTCCTCGGACAGCAATGCGAGGAGAACGGCGTGCCCAAGAAGCAGCTCACGCCCGAGGCGGTCGAGTTCCTGAAGAGCGCGGACTGGGCGCACAACAATGCCCGCGAGCTGGAGAACCTGATGAAGCGGGCCGCGATTCTCGTGAAGGCTCAGGACATCACGCCGCGCGACCTGGTGCCGCTGATGGAGCCGGCGTCGTATCGGCCTGGGACACGTTCCGAGTTTGCCGGCTTGGGACACGATCCCAATCGAGGACGATTGGGTCATGTCCCCGCCGGGGCAGGTCCCGTGTCCCTGCGCGAGGCGCGGGACGAGTTTGAGCGGGAGTTCATCAGGGCGTCACTTGCCCGGAACGACTGGGACAAGACCAAGACCGCGGAACAGCTCGGCATCGAGCGGACCCACCTGCACCGCAAGCTGAAAGACCTGGGCATCTCCGAGTGA
- a CDS encoding VOC family protein — MNGLCYWEIPSRNVARSAAFYAKLFRWKMTPSGKDYMMFEAKSGLGGGIQKTQQAPGQGVMVYVEVKDIPATLARVVRLGGKVLKTKTEIGNDWGFWAAFKDPGGCSSICLWSRH, encoded by the coding sequence ATGAACGGACTGTGCTACTGGGAGATACCATCGAGAAACGTGGCCAGGTCGGCCGCGTTCTACGCGAAGCTGTTCCGGTGGAAGATGACGCCTTCGGGCAAGGACTACATGATGTTCGAGGCGAAGAGCGGGCTGGGCGGAGGCATCCAGAAGACGCAGCAGGCGCCCGGGCAAGGAGTCATGGTGTACGTCGAGGTCAAGGACATCCCGGCCACGCTGGCCCGTGTCGTGAGGCTGGGCGGCAAGGTGCTGAAAACCAAGACCGAGATCGGCAACGACTGGGGATTCTGGGCCGCGTTCAAGGACCCTGGCGGCTGCTCGAGTATCTGTCTCTGGTCGCGTCACTAG